The following DNA comes from Erigeron canadensis isolate Cc75 chromosome 3, C_canadensis_v1, whole genome shotgun sequence.
ATCATGTGTCaaattgaagaagatgatgtgaGAGCAACAGAAATACTATTACAACATATAAGATTTTCCCTTCCAAAAGTaatcaaataaattttttaaatcgGTTCTAATCTCTGATTAGTATATACCCTTTTGTATTATTACACATTCAACTagtcattaataaaattaagaagtttattaaaataaatgtcaaatCAAAAGTAACACTTTCTTCACTCTAGAAAGTGACATTAATTGTTTCGACAACAACGTTTTGACTATTTGTATTCAAAGTAGTAAATATAAAAGCAATATATAGCCAGTCAGAAAGTATTTGACGTGGTACATCAAGCCATATCATTTTAATTAGTTCCATTAGGACTAACCTATtgattaactattaattaagtgGCAGAGTTAATTAGTGATTTCTACTTGTGAATTCGGAGTATACATTATCAATCTAAACTCGATTTCTAAGGCACCATGACACTATATACTCGTCGGCATTGTGTCTACAATACGATATATCTTAGTTTTTCATGTTAATTACtccccaaatatatatatatatatatatatacacatgtaaTAAGCGTCTACAAACAAAAAATGTTTAGGTGCAACTAGTGAAACTTTCTGATGATAAAATActagttttgtttttgtaattaatacatataactaacTTGAAAAATATGATAATTAAGAATAGACAATTGAGTAGTTAATGTATGTTTGTAAAGAATGACCAATTATATTGAgacaaattaataattaaagatAGTAAGGTAGCTAGCCAGACAATAAAAATGACAAGAGAGATGCACATGCATGTTTATATGTACCACATATTATCTTATACTATGGCAAACTACAAATATCAACACTAagcaaactatatatatgattatgtaaTTAACACATTAGAAAAAGTTAACATTTGTCTTAAAATACCCACAATTTATATCGTTTTTTATATAACGTACTGTACGTAGATAAATGAGATTGGGTTAAAGAGCACAATATATACTATTCAACTGAAAATAATATTCCGTTATCATCATGAAATATAAAAtcagaaaaagtatatataatactttataacataataaataaatataaatattatgtacTATAAAGAATCTTTTGCGTTATTTATGGAAAAATAAAACAGTACGTAAGCCTATAGTTTGATCATTATCTCATCTCGATCTTAAATATATAAAGGTAagtttatatacatacaaatgtatatatgttatatattatctttaaCTTTCATTGATTAATATGATTAGATATAAACGAGTCAATTAAGTTTAGGAAATACcactaaaaaaaatttcatttatcCACACTTTTAGtggagtgtgaacaaattataaattttgtcacgcttttttgtatgtataaatatatagaaataaaagtgggtgaaaatttcttcacactaaaaagtgtgtataattaaaagttcacactttttagtgtgaattttcataattattttgtcacaccccaTTTGTCCACGCTAACTTTTTAGGTAGCGTGGACAAATaaggtgtgacaaaataattataaaagttcatactaaaaagtgtaaacttttaattctacacactttttagtgtgaataaatttccacccacttttatttctatatatttttacacacaaaaaagtgtgacaaattttttaatttgttcacactccaATAAAAGCGTGaacaaatgaaatttttttttgtagtgtacCATCAAATAGTTATGATTAAAATCGACAATTGTTGGCAATAATCTTCTTcttagatagatatatatatatatatagctgggAAGATAGGAAGATAGTTTATGATCGTTAAAAAGGTTTTCTCTTATTGGAatgatatcatataaatatatatttcaagtcCAGGgtactatatataaataaatccatcaacaaaataatacataacagtaaaaaactttaaaaaattagacCATGCGTGCCTTAACTTTTCATGTTTTCAAGCAAGGATTATAAAATACTCCGTTGAGTAGATGAGTGATCAAACCTATCATTTTTCCAacaattatttatgaaaaaattgtTGAAAgcatattatttaattttgaagGATATGAATTATATTACATAAATCAATTATTATGCACAAAAAATTATACgacaaataaaatatatccGAGAGAATCTTTTGAgctacaaaaaaataatttaattaaaactgTTAgtctaattatttaatttaattaatatatatctttaaaaactAATCGTAATTTTGGCCGGTTAACAATTAGTAATTATATACACGTATTTAAATTTGAACTTTCCACATAAAATGCATCATGAACATGAGGGATTATATACATTTTgatcttatatataatatatagtcattattattgttactagctaattatatatttaggatgattaaaatataaatcatagAAGTTgtaaaaacaagtaaaaaattGCATAGAAGTATCTCAGTTATGAAGCAACATGCATATGATGAACGtattagtaattaattaaatcatggAAGCAGTTTCcaataagaaatatatataattaatttatataataatatacatatatatgcaagCTAAGCTAATAAGCTAAGGTGTATCTAGttgtattatatagatatagataataaaatataaaagttttaccTTCTCTTGATGCCTGGATTTCGCTGTGACGAGATCTGTAAGGTGGTAGAAGCTTCCATCAACCCACGTTTTGTTGCGGaagtagtagaagaagaagaattagAAGTAGTAGAAGATGTAATGATCATAttcatttcattattatttgttGATGACTTTGTAGCATTTGGTGAAATTTGTAACatctttgaaaatatattttgattattatggTTAACGTTGACGGTAGTCTTCTGGTGACGATGCTGATGATGATCATCGAATCTTAATGATGGTATTCTTGTTGTCGTTGAAGATGGTTGTTGTTCATCTGCTACTAAATCATTACTTGCTGTTGTTGTTCCAAAGAAGCATGGAGGAggagttgatgatgatgaagttcctTGATGTGGTGCTATTAATGGATCTGATAAAAGACTTGTAAAGCAGGGTTGACCAAAACCCTCatgatcatcatcgtcatcatcataaAGGTTTGACTTTTGATGAGGATGTGTAATTTCTTGATTATCATGATCAAAGTATTGCCAATGATCTACTGAAACCCCACCTGGATCTATCGATGAGTTAACGCTTCCTGGTCGAAAAATGTCTGCTAAATCACCATGAAAATTATTGTTCtccattctctctctctctatatatatagctacTAATCAATAACTAActaagtatgtatatatatatatatgaagaataTTATTAATGTCTTGGTTTGAGACCAATAAGCtagtttgtatgtgtgtgtgtgtgtggtttttgcatcaaatggatgtgaaggtTTTGAAAATGAAGTTGATAATATGGGCttaattgtctttttttctttttggtttacaTGTAGCTAGCTAGAAATTAGTTTGGAAAGTGATATGATAGATTATTTAGggtttggaaagaaaaaaaaaagatgagagAGTAGTAGAAAGAGAGGAAGTAGTGGTTGACTTTTCATACATATGACACTTCTATTCCATACGCAAAGGGATGGAAGGAAAAAATGGTTTGTATATTAGATTGATGATTAGTTAATGGAGATTTTTTTAATGGATTTATAATCTGACTGAGATATTTGATGGTGTTACTTTGTTATATATGCATCCAAGATTATGATATCTTTATttagtacttttttttattcgtCTTTTCATGTTGGTAAAGAGTTTTTGTTTtactattaaaataataataacaaattaatgTTAGAAAGACAAATTTCGTCTTGATAAAGTTTAAATCTATCATTGTTTTGACGGTTCTTTTGGAAAGATCAATGTTGATAAGTcatattaaaaatacattttacatatatacCAATTACTGAACAAAATCATTGGTGATGtcctaaatatatatcatagaTATGAAGACATGGATATCTTGAATTCATAACATATACAGATTTAGTTGTAACGAGTAGATTGAGAAAGTAAAATATTAAAGGTGTGTAATTGACTATCGTtcatttgtaaatatttaaaagaaTGAGTTAGGAAACGATATAAGAGAAAACGATGTTTATATGTtcgtttttataaataataattatgcaATTTGTATATGGATTAACGATTGTATTATCTAATGAAGTTCAAACTTAAATTTCTAATAAAGATTTGAATAAACTTTGACTTGAAATTGTTCCAATTGCTTGCATTGTCTACGTTTCTAGCAATACTATACAGAGCTGAGTTGCACACAGTGGTGGCCCCGAAAATTTTAATACTCCGGTCGAGCAAAGAATATTATGCCCTTCATTTTAACTAAattcaaacatataaataactttttttataaacgaTAACTAACATTAtgacaaaaaattatatatgcataataacatcataattttaaaattacataacaTAGTAGTTACTTTATAAACGATAACCTTAACACTCttttaacatattatatattttatatataatatatattaaaaaaatttcaaaaatttaagcCCTCTTAAAATTTATGTCCCGACCGAAAATCGGGTTTACACATCCTCTAGACCTCCCTTGGTTGCACATGTCATGTGAATACAATTTTATAGATCTTGCTAATAAATATTGATCATATGCAACTAGTGTTTGAATATATCCACATAAGACAAAAGGATTATACCTACAACAACCACCCCTCCACATACCAATATATACCAATGCTCGATAAAATAATTCCTCCCACACAACACATAATTCTTCATCTTAAAACCATTGTCGTTTATACGTAGTATTAAAGTTATAAGTGTTACCATTTAATTATTGAACTAATAACTAAATgtatcaacttttttaattaagaaaagaaaaccaTTACCAAGGATTTTAAATTCCAACATTATAACACCTAAGTTATATCGATCTTTGAATGAATTTTAATTCGAGTTTGAAGAATCTAGTTAACGACTTGTCCCCTAAAAATAGACGGTATGCCATAGGCAGGAAGTAAGACTAGCCGGATCGAGGCTTCCTCCCATGGGGGCATCTTTTGTCATGTCACGCCACATCACATGGGAGGAAGCTCCTGTAAAATCCTGAAGTGAGGTAGTTTGTTTTAaagcataaaaaaaaacaaaagacttGTTTACAAATAAAAAGCTGGCAAAAAGCAATAGTCCCTAGTCTCTtcaaattaaataaagaaaaagttgCAACTTCAATTTTTGGCAAGATAAATAAGAAAGGAAAGGGTGTTCATTTTATCTCGTGCATTCTCATTTTTTGGCTTAAAACGCCCCTCGGGGCCATGTTTGATGGCGTTCTGTGGTTTTCTGGGACGACGTCGGATTCACATCCGCCTTACTCCGGATAGCCTAAGTATATAATAGGCACCACCATACACATCGCATATTAGGCACTACATGAGTGGATAGCAAATTAAGGACCATCATACCAATTtccttatttaattatttgacACTTACATGCATTTAAAAAGGTGTGTGGGTGGGGGGGCGTGAAGGaaggggagggggggggggggatacaCAAGCATTTTTTGCAAATGGGAAGGAATAGCCGCCCTAGTGGTAACCTGGAAAAAAAATAAGCAAACGCACTATCCACTCTTAGTGttgttatgttttgtattgATGTAGTTGTTATGTAAACAATatgttttggatttttttttattttagatttcATGTTTGGATCACAAGATACTCAAACTAACATATACATGACATGACATATATTGTCTACCACTTACAATAAGGTCTTTTACTCACCTCTTTCTCCAAGAACAATCTCAATTTCTCTCATTTTCTCTCCCTCTGGCCCCATTTCTCTACTCTCTTTCTCGTCTATAggtttcaaaatttcaaaaaaggcGGACGAAAATCCTCTCGACGAGGGTCGTAACACTAACGTCCCCATGGACGAGTTTACGATGAGTTCACGAAGAGCATTGTTAGGACCGGCCAATGTTATGTGTTTAGTATTTAGTATATGAGAATAACTTATATGTTTTCAGAAGCATCTAACATTGTATGTGTTTTCATATAAAGTAGGAGaccaaaattataaatttgttcTACAAATTTGGTTTACGTTAAGTATATGAGGAAAACTtatataatgttaacatcatctagTTATATGATGTTCTCCTCACAAACCATAAATTAAATTCATAGGagctattttttaatttttttttatatgtgaaTTTTGCTGGAAAATTCATGTCATGATTCGACTGTAATATACgtgttttaaccgggtccgtaCTAGAGAGTTGATTCAAAATAAAATgtcaaatacatattttaaataCCCTATATGAGAAAAAAACCtattaatattgtaaaaaatgataGTGATTGTATTAATTAGCCTAATATTAACATGATATAATAGGATCCATCACAAAgtgaacacacacacacacacataaaaaaaaaaaaccatggaaGACGGAGAAGGAGGTCTAAGCTTCGACTTCGAAGGCGGTTTAGACGCCGCACCAACACAACCCACCGCATCCGTCCCCGTCATCCACCACCAACCCACCGACAATGGCCCGCCATCTTCCACGCCTTACTCCTCCTCCGCCGCCCCTCCCTCCGCCCCCACCGACCCTAattccaccaccaccaacaacaacaacaatttctCCGGCAGAAGAAGCTACCGGCAAACAGTCTGCCGTCACTGGCTTCGGAGCTTGTGTATGAAAGGTGAAGCGTGTGGGTTTCTTCATCAATATGATAAATCAAGGATGCCCATTTGCAGGTTTTTTAGATTGTACGGAGAGTGCCGCGAACAAGACTGTGTTTATAAACATACCAATGAAGATATCAAAGAGTGCAATATGTatgttctcttttcttttccttttctttttctatttgtttttttatatcatattttcattggattttatttttagttgatTTCTAGGGTTTTGTATATAAGATTGTGAATATGTGTTTAGggcaaaaactatatatatatatatatatagttttgctAATGTATGTCTACAACTTTCAAACTTACCTTTATGTGTAACAAACTTCAAGTTCGGCCCGCGTAAGTTATAAGAGGTTCGTATAGATTTGTGTTTAGGTTAATTGATTTAATGAGAGACCTAATCTGAATAGTGCTTATACTATTAAAGAATCAGGATTTTCCTCAATGACGTAAGTTGTCACTCGGGTTCTGTAGATGATATAATTTTCGGTCTGCACATTTCGTAActgtgtaagtgtgtgtttaTTGTTTACAACATGATCAGGAAGTTATATTGATGCCTAACCTGAAAATGCAGGTACAAGTTGGGATTTTGTCCGAATGGTCCTGATTGTCGGTATAGGCATGCAAAGCTCCCAGGACCCCCTCCTTCAGTGGAAGAAGTACTTCAAAAGATTCAACAATTAACTTCCTTCAGTTATGCCAATTCTAATAGGTTTTACCAGAACAGGAATGCCAACAACTCTCAGCAACCTGATAAATTTCAATTTCCACAAGGTAACATTGATCCAACTCAAGTTGCTAAACCTCCTACCACGGATCCCGCTTCATTGCAACCTGTGCCACCATCATCGCCACAGCAGCAGCAACAGGGTGCACAATCACAACAACAAGTTGGCCAGTTAGGTACTCAAGCACAGTCAAATGGCCAACAAAACCAAGCTAATAGAACTTCGATACCTCTGCCTCAAGGAACATCAAGGTGCGTTAAGGAGATCTAAGATTTAATTCAGACCTTGTTAATTATTGCGTGTACCCTGAATGTGGATGTCGTTTGAGATATACAGTTGCGTCATATTGTGTTTAGTTGTAATTAATTACTTCCGCTACCCATAATAAGAGAACCAATTTCCATACATTtcagtttttgattttatacacACTATTGTAATTGGATATTGTACCTTTTCGTATTCATTGCTTCTGGCTTTTATATGACATTGAGATAAATTCATATTAGCAGTTGATGTAGTGCATTATAAATGGCTTACATTGTTTTTCAATAGTGATGTTGCTTAAGCAATATGCATGAGGATGTCACTGAAATTAAGCAGTTGATGAAGAACACCATGTTTTATTTGTGGCATCATAGGCATCACAAGATGAATCAGGTTATCTTTATACTGAAAATGCCGATGTTGCTGAAGTTGTATACTTGTAAGGACAAGTATCTGAagcatttattatgtttttagttaAAGAATGGGATATGTGACACTACTCTTTCTtggtttttattaattactcCTATAAAGATAttgcttattttttttcttaggaCTTCAACTAAGTcgctttattatatattatatgtgaaTCTTATGTTGCAGAATTAGGTGATAAGTAGATAAAATCTCTAATGTATTTGATTGTAAACCTTTTAATGGCCTAGTCCAAAATAAAGATCAGGTGTGAAGTTACAAAAATCAAACTATCTGAAAACAGATCCGCAGAGACTTTAGAGTGCCATTAACTGTTACATAAGTTCAAAACATTTTCACCGAAAGTAACGGCTTAGCTTATTAAACCAGGAATGATGCTGACGTCCTATTAACTTGCATAAAGCACAAGGTTTAGACATTGAGGATGCAACGTAAGTAGTTTTTTCCTCCCCACATAGGATGAGTAGTTTGCTCCATTGCGTACAAGCTGTCAGATGCTCTTGTAATCAATGTTTTTCTATCAGAAACATTGTGGAAGGAGTATGCTTTGACACCAACAAATAATTCTCAAGGAATGCCATAAATGGGTGCGGGATCTAGTCTAGTATATGCCTTGAGTGTTAATATCATTGTTAGCAACATTCTAGGGTTTAAGGAAAAACTTTGTGTGAAGGTGGTTTACAAAGATGTTTACGTATTAGAAATCATTGCTGTAAATAGATTTAAGTGGTTTCAGATGATAATGAACATGTAGCAACGGTTTTAAGATGTGAGGAGTGTCCTTCATTTCGCAACTAAACGaattaaccccccccccccctcggTATCATGAAAATTTATATCTTAGGCAGTTTTATAGTTTTGGAAGTGTTTGGTACTTTGATGTATTTCAAATGTCCAACACTTTGGCGTAATGACAAGGCAAACCTTTCCGACCTAAAACAAAAGCATTAACAATCTGAGATGATGGCTATGAGCAAATAGGTAGTTATGGCTTGTTGAAGCttcattatttttaatactacATTTCAAAGTGAAATTGTTACCTGGGTATCGTGATGTGTTCACATGTTTTCTTCTCACTCTTCGTTGTGAGAACTCATTTTGAGGACCCAGacaagaaaatcaaaattgTTGTTACCTTTTGTAATTTTGGAAATGGCatctatatttaattaaactGTTTTGAGATTCACATTGGGCTCTGACTTAAATCAATTTCATGAAAAAATGCTACATTTctatatttgattttgaattttgacctgCATTTGTGAAATCTCAGCTTGCATAATTCGCATTCCCATGATACTATGCTTTGTAGTATTGTGTTCTTTATAGAAGTGAGTTGACTTTTTGCTTCAACTCAAGCTTGACGAGTCCTAGTTATTTATAATGGAGAAGGGATGATGCTTCATGTTTCTAGATGTTGGTTAAATTTGTTACTGCTTCTTTATCACTATCAATAGAGTTCCCACTCCCTTCATTTGTTCTTATATTCAGTTGCTTCTGTTTAGCTTTTTGTTGCTAACTTCTCTTTTTGTACTGTAAACTTGAAACACCAGGTATTTCATTGTGAAAAGTTGCAACCGTGAAAATTTTGAGTTATCAGTGCAACAAGGAGTATGGGCCACCCAAAGAAGTAATGAGGCTAAACTTAACGAGGCTTTTGATTCTGTGGACaatgttattttgattttttcagtCAATAGGACGAGGCATTTTCAGGTGGGTTAGAAAACACTATTGACACGAAAAACTGGTGTAATTTCTCAAGTTTGGAAGTATGAGCTTTTTCAAACCGTGTTTGTGTCATATTTTAAGTTGAAGAAGAATTTCTTACATTTTGCAGGGATGTGCAAGGATGACTTCTAAAACTGGTGGCTCAGTTGGTGGAGGCAATTGGAAGTATGAACATGGGACTGCACATTACGGACGGAATTTCTGTGTCAGATGGCTGAAGGTAACACTTCTTTGACCCTTTAACAATACTACAATAGGTTTATGATTATCATGTGACCCTTTTGGTAtattttctatgtttttttttaaaaaaattatttattgttAACGTAGAAGTTAATCATTGATATATCACCCCACCTGTTTAAACTTCTAGCTCCGAGCTAGAGgtatattatattatctttGGTCCCTGATTATAAGTTCTCGTTGACCACGGCCTATAGGGACCAGGCTATCTACtatctttttgttttatattttcatatgaAGTTTTTTTCGGGGTAAAGATTATATGCAATGTATGCTTTATATAGAACTTGTAATTAATATGGTCATTGAATAATCCCCATCACTGAGTTACACAATTGAATTCAATTTGTATCTACTTTGCAGCTATGTGAATTGTCCTTCCACAAAACTCGACACCTGAGGAATCCTTACAATGAAAACTTGCCAGTGAAGGTACCATTTCTTGTTATGTCATTGTctcttttgtttcttatttCTCTATGTAATGTTTCTTCTTGGCATTTTATATTAACGGTGAGCAAATTTATTCTATAGATTATATCACAATGAGTGGATCAATAATAAACAGTCTGACTGAAAGCTTTCAATGCTTGAATTAGTTATATTATGTGAATGGGGTCTATTTGGTTTGATCTAATTATTAGTGCCTAGCAAAAATAGTAAAGTTGCCGACCAAAAATGAAGTCACATATTTGGTACTTTTTATGAATTTGAAACCTCAGATCTTTAAGGATTTTATTTTTGAGTCATTTCTGTATTAGGTAGTTTTATTTCAGTTACCCAGGATCCCTTTATCATCTTTTACATGAAAATGATGAGATGCTTTTATGTCACATAATTTACTATAtctgtgtgtgtttgtgtgtgcaTGACTAAATGCATATAATATCTTGTATGTTTAACTGTTCTTTTCTGTTTTCTCTTATATGGATGTAGATAAGCAGAGATTGTCAAGAACTCGAGCCCTCTATTGGAGAACAGTTGGCTTCACTTTTGTATGTTGAACCCGACAGCGAACTCATGGTACCTTTGTTTCTTCTTTCCAATCCTTATACTTCTCGTaaggatatatgtatatatatgataagtAGCCTTAGAACACTTGAGTGAATGGATAACATTTAACTATAAACTCGTGATGTTTGCTTTCATACATGTTTGTTGTGAACCAGCTGTTCATGTAGTAAAGCAAAAATAACACTATAGGCTGCAAGAGTGAGCGAATTTGGACAAATGATGGAAATCTTAATGATAAGGAGATTGATGTGTTTAGTATTTACATCTTATCTTTATAGGCAATATCACTTGCAGCAGAAGCAAAGAGAGAAGAGGAGAAAGCAAAAGGAGTTAATCCTGAGAATGCAACCGAGAATCCTGATATTGTCCCATTTGAGGACAATgaagaggaggaggaagaagaaagTGAGGAAGATGAGGATGGTTTTGACCAGGGTTTCGGCATGGCTGCACAAGGTGGTAGAGGAAGAGGCAGAGGGATGTTATGGCCTCCTCATATGCCCTTAGGACCCCGCCCTATACCTGGAATGAGGGGCTTCCCCCCTCTCATGAACATGATGGGGCCTGATGGATTTCCTTATGGAGGGGTTGGACCAGACGGGTTTCCTGTCCCCGATCTTATGAACATGGGGCCTCGTGGTTTTCGTCCATTCGGGCCTAGATTCCCAGGCGATTTTCAACGGCCGCCATTCTCTAATATGATGTTTAATGGCCGCCCTGGGCCCCACCAGCATGGAAATTTTCCCGGGGGTGGATTTGGGATGATGATGGGTCCAGGACCTGGGCGTGGCCCATTCATGGGTAGTGGATTAGCAGTAAGAGGTGGAAGGCCGCCTTTCTtgcatcagcagcagcagcagctacAAAGTTCTCAGAATAGTCGAACTAAGAGGGATCAGGCAGCAGTAGGTGGTAATGATAGAtatagtggcggtggtggttcTCAGTCCATGGGCCAGGACATTGGCAGGCCTGATGATGAGGCTCAACCTGGTGGTGAAAATACTTTCAAAAATGGGGAAAGTGAAAGTGAAGATGAGGCACCAAGGAGATCAAGACATGGGGAAGGAAAGAAGAAGAGGCGTAGTGTAGAGGGTGATGCTGCCACTAATTCCGATGAGAAAGCTTAACTATGCCAGAAACTGTTaccattaatattttgtaggtCTCTGAGACGCTCAACTCATTAGTAACTTCAGATCTGAGTGTACTTGTGGTGTTTCTTACAGAGCTAGTTTGTCATTAGTTATGGTGTTTGGTTAGCAAGCGGTTGGTTGCTAGTTTCTTAAATGGCCATGTACATTAGCTTCATTTACACAGGATTCTTATGTATGGCAATCGATTGTCCTGTAAAACATGCAACAGTTATCACTTGAGATGTTCTATACTGATTGAATTATGTAATTCTTTACCTTCATATCATAATTGAATATCAAGTTTATGAGTAGTTTATACTCCATGTCCAATAAGTCATAGGATGCTCTCTGGAGTAGGCGATGAATgaattgttgtttgttttgttatatttttgtatcTTCTCATTGCTTTCTCAATGCTATCAGCTCATGGTCGTGTTGCTTCAGCCTACGTTCTGTTATTGCTAGTGCTAAATTCAAATTTTGGATTATAAAGATGTAGTTGTCAATTCATCTGTGTCTTATGATATAGACCAGTCGACAGCTTTTGGTGAAGAGTTCTGCGATCCAAAGAACAAGGATGGTGTATGTACAATTTGTAagatgcatattttttttttgagacaAACCGAACATTTTTCAGTTATAAATGCATGATTAAGAATAAATCGTTTTGTTTAGTACTttggaagtttttttttttttttcgccTCCATAAGGGCATAAGGAGTGGTCATAGAGTTGTTGATTTTATGGCTTGATACCTATTAATTTTATGGTTGGGCGGCTTGTTTGGAGGTTTCGGAACCCGGTGCTCATAAAAAAGGAGAGAGACCACATGGTTAGAGAGAGAAGGGTGTGGGGACCAAGAGAGAGGAATGAGAGAGAGTGTATGTGTTTGTGATTGGATAATTTTTGAAGGGTTAAAAATTTAATAGATGCCAGTAAAAATGGTTGATTGGGAgggttgaaaaattaaaataagttgGAT
Coding sequences within:
- the LOC122592725 gene encoding 30-kDa cleavage and polyadenylation specificity factor 30; its protein translation is MEDGEGGLSFDFEGGLDAAPTQPTASVPVIHHQPTDNGPPSSTPYSSSAAPPSAPTDPNSTTTNNNNNFSGRRSYRQTVCRHWLRSLCMKGEACGFLHQYDKSRMPICRFFRLYGECREQDCVYKHTNEDIKECNMYKLGFCPNGPDCRYRHAKLPGPPPSVEEVLQKIQQLTSFSYANSNRFYQNRNANNSQQPDKFQFPQGNIDPTQVAKPPTTDPASLQPVPPSSPQQQQQGAQSQQQVGQLGTQAQSNGQQNQANRTSIPLPQGTSRYFIVKSCNRENFELSVQQGVWATQRSNEAKLNEAFDSVDNVILIFSVNRTRHFQGCARMTSKTGGSVGGGNWKYEHGTAHYGRNFCVRWLKLCELSFHKTRHLRNPYNENLPVKISRDCQELEPSIGEQLASLLYVEPDSELMAISLAAEAKREEEKAKGVNPENATENPDIVPFEDNEEEEEEESEEDEDGFDQGFGMAAQGGRGRGRGMLWPPHMPLGPRPIPGMRGFPPLMNMMGPDGFPYGGVGPDGFPVPDLMNMGPRGFRPFGPRFPGDFQRPPFSNMMFNGRPGPHQHGNFPGGGFGMMMGPGPGRGPFMGSGLAVRGGRPPFLHQQQQQLQSSQNSRTKRDQAAVGGNDRYSGGGGSQSMGQDIGRPDDEAQPGGENTFKNGESESEDEAPRRSRHGEGKKKRRSVEGDAATNSDEKA